From the genome of Hymenobacter cellulosilyticus, one region includes:
- a CDS encoding LOG family protein, whose amino-acid sequence MKSVAVYCGASPGFNEVYRQQADLMGQELAQRGITLVYGGGRVGLMGAVADSVIRNGGKSIGVIPDFLADKELAHLGLTELHIVKSMHERKLLMAELAEGFIAMPGGFGTLEELFEVLTWGQLGLHKKPSGVFNVQGFYNHQLQFLDHMVTEGFLRPENRAQLQQDDTPAGLLNKMLAYVPTDLEKWLTEKRT is encoded by the coding sequence ATGAAAAGCGTTGCCGTGTACTGTGGGGCCAGCCCCGGATTCAATGAAGTGTACCGCCAGCAGGCCGACCTGATGGGGCAGGAGCTGGCCCAGCGGGGCATCACGCTGGTGTACGGTGGGGGCCGGGTGGGTTTGATGGGCGCCGTGGCCGACAGCGTTATCCGCAATGGAGGCAAGAGCATCGGCGTGATTCCCGACTTCCTGGCTGATAAGGAGCTGGCTCACCTGGGCCTGACGGAGCTGCACATCGTGAAAAGCATGCACGAGCGGAAGCTGCTGATGGCCGAGCTGGCCGAGGGCTTTATTGCCATGCCCGGCGGCTTTGGTACCCTGGAAGAGCTGTTCGAGGTTCTGACCTGGGGCCAGCTGGGGCTGCATAAAAAGCCCAGCGGGGTCTTCAACGTGCAGGGTTTCTACAACCACCAGCTGCAGTTTCTGGACCACATGGTGACCGAAGGCTTCCTGCGGCCCGAAAACCGCGCCCAGCTTCAGCAGGACGATACTCCCGCCGGCCTACTCAACAAGATGCTGGCCTACGTGCCTACGGACCTGGAAAAGTGGCTTACCGAGAAGCGCACCTAA
- the argS gene encoding arginine--tRNA ligase, whose product MQQLEQDIRAALSAAIQQAFSVTVAADQLVIQPTRKEFAGSFTLVTFSLTKTLGKGPEQIGQALGEWLTGNEPRISGFNVVKGFLNLEVADQEWLRLFQGLVQQPDGAPVRTGGPQDVVVEYSSPNTNKPLHLGHLRNNFLGYSVAGILGATGATVTKANLVNDRGIHICKSMLAYQQYGHGETPQSAGIKGDHLAGKYYVLFEKHYREQVKQLEAEGVAADVAKRQAPMMLEAQDMLRAWEANDEAVVNLWKQMNGWVYEGFNETYTTIGVDFDKYYYESGTYLLGKERVEEGLQKGVFFKKEDGSVWVDLKEEGLDEKLLLRADGTSVYITQDLGTAELKYQDFGYDLSVYVIADEQNYHMQVLKAVLKKLGKPYADAIYHLSYGMVDLPSGKMKSREGTVVDADELVREVVEAAKAATLEKGKIEGLTEDEQAQLFHTLGLGALKYYLLKVDPKKRMLFNPEESVSLEGHTGPFIQYSHARIAQLRRKAEQMGVNSTADFLSIGDLQKSEREMIEELARYANVVTEAARTFSPAIVAQYAYDLAKAYNRFYAEVQVLAEPDEAKRAFRVALSTQTGRAIKASMKLLGIEVPERM is encoded by the coding sequence GTGCAACAACTCGAACAGGACATCAGAGCGGCGCTGAGCGCGGCTATACAGCAGGCTTTTAGCGTTACGGTTGCGGCCGACCAGCTCGTGATTCAGCCCACGCGCAAGGAATTTGCCGGCTCTTTCACCCTCGTAACCTTCTCCCTGACCAAAACCCTGGGCAAAGGCCCCGAGCAGATCGGGCAGGCTCTGGGCGAGTGGCTGACCGGCAACGAACCCCGCATCAGCGGCTTCAACGTGGTAAAGGGCTTCCTGAATCTGGAAGTAGCCGACCAGGAGTGGCTGCGCCTCTTTCAGGGCCTGGTGCAGCAGCCCGACGGCGCCCCGGTACGTACCGGCGGCCCCCAGGACGTGGTGGTGGAGTATTCCTCGCCCAATACGAACAAGCCCCTGCACCTGGGCCATTTGCGCAACAACTTCCTGGGCTACTCGGTGGCCGGGATTCTGGGTGCTACCGGCGCTACCGTCACCAAGGCTAACCTGGTCAATGACCGGGGCATTCACATCTGTAAGTCGATGCTGGCCTACCAGCAGTACGGCCACGGCGAAACCCCGCAGAGCGCAGGCATCAAGGGCGACCATCTGGCTGGTAAGTACTACGTGCTGTTTGAGAAGCACTACCGCGAGCAGGTAAAGCAGCTTGAAGCCGAGGGTGTGGCCGCCGACGTGGCCAAGCGCCAGGCCCCGATGATGCTCGAAGCCCAGGACATGCTGCGCGCCTGGGAAGCCAATGACGAAGCCGTAGTGAACTTGTGGAAGCAGATGAACGGCTGGGTGTACGAGGGCTTCAACGAAACCTACACCACCATTGGCGTCGATTTCGACAAATACTATTACGAGTCGGGTACCTACCTGCTGGGCAAGGAGCGCGTAGAGGAAGGCCTGCAGAAGGGCGTGTTCTTCAAGAAAGAAGACGGCTCGGTGTGGGTTGACCTCAAGGAGGAAGGTCTCGACGAGAAGCTTTTGCTGCGTGCCGACGGCACCTCGGTTTACATCACCCAGGACCTGGGCACGGCGGAGCTCAAGTACCAGGATTTTGGCTACGACCTGAGCGTCTACGTCATTGCCGACGAGCAGAACTACCACATGCAGGTGCTCAAGGCCGTGCTCAAAAAGCTGGGCAAGCCCTACGCCGACGCCATTTACCACCTCAGCTACGGCATGGTGGATTTGCCCTCGGGCAAGATGAAGTCGCGCGAAGGAACGGTGGTCGATGCCGACGAGCTGGTGCGCGAAGTGGTGGAAGCCGCCAAAGCCGCAACCCTGGAAAAAGGTAAAATCGAGGGCCTGACCGAAGACGAGCAGGCTCAGCTGTTTCACACCCTGGGCCTGGGCGCGCTGAAGTACTACCTGCTGAAAGTCGACCCCAAGAAGCGGATGCTTTTCAACCCCGAGGAATCGGTGAGTCTGGAAGGGCACACGGGTCCGTTCATTCAGTACTCCCACGCCCGGATTGCCCAGTTGCGCCGCAAGGCCGAGCAGATGGGCGTTAATTCCACTGCTGACTTCCTGAGTATTGGCGACCTGCAAAAGTCGGAGCGGGAAATGATAGAGGAGCTGGCCCGCTACGCTAACGTGGTAACCGAAGCCGCCCGCACGTTTTCACCCGCCATAGTGGCCCAATATGCCTACGACCTAGCCAAAGCCTACAACCGGTTCTACGCCGAGGTACAGGTGCTGGCCGAGCCCGACGAAGCCAAGCGGGCTTTCCGCGTAGCCCTGTCAACCCAGACGGGCCGCGCCATCAAGGCCAGCATGAAGCTGCTCGGCATTGAGGTACCGGAGCGGATGTAA
- a CDS encoding arginase, whose translation MDALRIACLNKGSDYFRRFNAVAVPDQNHVLFDKNHFPFAKHIDSVYTVQKAIANNVEQTLRFGEFPVVLAGDHSNAAATIAGIKAANPYKTLGVVWIDAHADIHSPYTTPSGNMHGMPLAMALGEDNRQCQRNELDPETEFFWRRLQNLGEEGPKVSPEHLVYVVVRDTEHEEDAVIDRLGIKNFKLPEFKAKGARQVAREIYERLRFCDLVYISFDVDSLDSRFSKGTGTPVVDGLNVDEAISLCRALLDNDRVVCFEMVEINPTLDNENTMAKNAFDILEASTDAILERLRMEDVTSR comes from the coding sequence GTGGATGCCCTCCGGATTGCCTGCCTGAACAAAGGTTCTGACTATTTCCGCCGCTTCAACGCCGTCGCCGTGCCGGATCAGAACCACGTGTTGTTCGACAAAAACCATTTCCCTTTTGCCAAGCACATCGACTCGGTGTATACGGTGCAAAAGGCTATTGCCAACAACGTGGAGCAAACGCTCCGCTTCGGCGAATTCCCGGTAGTGCTGGCCGGCGACCACAGCAACGCCGCCGCCACCATTGCTGGCATCAAGGCTGCCAATCCCTACAAGACGCTGGGCGTCGTCTGGATTGATGCCCACGCCGATATCCACTCGCCCTACACCACGCCCTCGGGCAACATGCACGGCATGCCCCTGGCCATGGCTCTGGGCGAGGACAACCGGCAGTGCCAGCGCAACGAGCTGGACCCGGAAACCGAGTTTTTCTGGCGTCGCCTGCAAAATCTGGGCGAAGAAGGCCCCAAGGTCAGCCCCGAGCATCTGGTGTACGTGGTCGTGCGCGACACGGAGCACGAGGAAGATGCCGTCATCGACCGCCTCGGTATTAAAAACTTCAAGCTGCCCGAGTTCAAGGCCAAAGGCGCCCGGCAGGTGGCCCGCGAAATCTACGAGCGGCTCCGCTTCTGCGACCTGGTCTACATCAGCTTCGACGTGGACTCGCTCGACTCGCGCTTCTCCAAAGGCACCGGCACGCCCGTGGTGGATGGCCTGAATGTGGACGAAGCCATCAGCCTGTGCCGCGCTCTGCTCGACAACGACCGGGTAGTATGCTTCGAAATGGTGGAAATCAACCCGACGCTGGACAACGAGAATACCATGGCCAAGAATGCCTTTGATATCCTCGAAGCCTCAACTGATGCAATTCTGGAGCGCCTGCGCATGGAAGACGTGACCAGCCGGTAG
- a CDS encoding arginine decarboxylase — protein sequence MDTYHDLISQTFDFPTQEFHVEQNELRFHDIDLMALVEKYGTPLRLTYLPKITSQIQRAKEWFRVGIEKTNYQGQYSYAYCTKASHFSFVVEEALKNGVHIETSSWFDTNIIRAMYDKGRVTKDTYIICNGFKPEAYKSEITRLINDGFVNCMPILDSPNEVEYYHDNVREKCNLGMRLASDEEPRFQFYTSRLGIRYADAIPLYEQKIKNDPRFELTMLHYFINTGIKDTSYYWSELSRFVHKYCELRKVCDTLTTIDIGGGLPIQTSIQKEYDYPYMIEEILRTIKRICGEEGVPEPNIFTEFGIFTVGESGATIYSILDEKLQNDKELWYMIDGSFITNLPDTWALNQRFIMLALNGWEKKYKKLQLGGLTCDSQDYYNAEKHIYQVFLPERKPTDAKPLYVGFFHTGAYQESLSGYGGIKHCLIPAPKMVILDRDADGNLTDRVFAEQQEGESMMRILGYQN from the coding sequence ATGGATACCTACCACGACCTGATTTCCCAAACCTTCGATTTTCCAACCCAGGAGTTTCACGTCGAGCAGAACGAGCTGCGCTTCCACGACATCGACCTGATGGCCCTGGTCGAGAAATACGGCACGCCACTGCGCCTCACCTACCTGCCCAAAATCACCTCCCAGATTCAGCGGGCCAAGGAGTGGTTCCGCGTTGGTATCGAGAAAACCAACTACCAGGGCCAGTATTCCTACGCCTACTGCACCAAGGCTTCCCACTTTAGCTTCGTGGTGGAAGAGGCCCTGAAAAACGGGGTCCATATCGAAACCTCGTCCTGGTTTGATACCAACATCATCCGGGCCATGTACGACAAGGGCCGGGTCACGAAGGATACCTACATCATCTGCAACGGCTTTAAGCCTGAGGCCTACAAGTCGGAAATTACCCGCCTGATCAACGACGGGTTCGTGAACTGCATGCCCATCCTGGACTCGCCCAATGAGGTGGAGTACTACCACGACAACGTGCGCGAGAAGTGCAACCTGGGCATGCGCCTGGCTTCCGACGAGGAGCCCCGCTTCCAGTTTTACACTTCCCGCCTGGGCATCCGCTACGCCGACGCCATTCCGCTCTACGAGCAGAAAATCAAGAACGACCCGCGCTTCGAGCTCACGATGCTGCACTACTTCATCAACACCGGCATCAAGGACACCTCCTACTACTGGTCGGAGCTGAGCCGCTTCGTGCACAAGTACTGCGAGCTGCGCAAGGTGTGCGACACACTCACCACCATCGACATCGGCGGCGGTTTGCCCATTCAGACCTCAATTCAGAAGGAGTACGACTACCCCTACATGATTGAGGAGATTCTGCGCACCATCAAGCGCATCTGCGGCGAGGAAGGCGTGCCGGAGCCCAACATCTTCACCGAGTTCGGCATCTTCACCGTCGGCGAGTCAGGCGCTACCATCTACAGCATCCTGGACGAGAAGCTGCAGAACGACAAGGAGCTCTGGTACATGATTGACGGCTCGTTTATCACCAATCTGCCCGACACCTGGGCCTTGAACCAGCGCTTTATTATGCTGGCCCTGAACGGCTGGGAAAAGAAGTACAAGAAGCTGCAGCTCGGCGGCCTGACCTGCGACTCCCAGGACTACTACAACGCCGAAAAGCACATCTACCAGGTGTTCTTGCCCGAGCGCAAGCCCACCGACGCCAAGCCGCTCTACGTGGGCTTCTTCCACACCGGCGCCTACCAGGAAAGCCTCTCGGGCTACGGTGGTATCAAGCACTGCCTGATTCCGGCCCCGAAAATGGTAATTCTGGACCGCGACGCCGACGGCAACCTCACCGACCGGGTGTTTGCCGAGCAGCAGGAAGGCGAATCAATGATGCGAATTCTGGGCTACCAGAATTAA
- a CDS encoding D-glycero-alpha-D-manno-heptose-1,7-bisphosphate 7-phosphatase: protein MKPAAAGPVAREKAVFLDRDGVLNHEIGHYVWQLDEFVIADGVPESLARLKAAGYRLIVVTNQAGIAKGLYTAREVQACHQKLQQACNNAIDAFYFASAHPSESESLMRKPDSLMLEKAIARFQIDPGQSWIVGDRLRDLQAGAKVGVRGILVGEGEEVRPELYAADLRAATNIILGS from the coding sequence ATGAAGCCAGCAGCAGCCGGGCCCGTTGCCCGCGAAAAAGCCGTGTTCCTGGACCGGGACGGCGTTTTAAACCATGAAATCGGCCATTACGTGTGGCAGCTCGACGAATTTGTCATTGCTGATGGCGTGCCCGAAAGCCTGGCGCGCCTGAAGGCCGCCGGCTACCGTCTGATTGTGGTAACCAACCAGGCCGGTATTGCCAAGGGCTTGTACACGGCCCGGGAGGTGCAGGCTTGCCACCAAAAGCTGCAGCAGGCCTGTAATAACGCTATTGATGCCTTTTACTTTGCCAGCGCCCACCCCAGCGAGAGCGAGTCATTGATGCGCAAGCCCGATTCGCTGATGCTGGAAAAAGCCATAGCCCGGTTTCAGATCGACCCTGGCCAAAGCTGGATAGTGGGCGACCGGCTCCGCGACCTGCAGGCGGGGGCTAAAGTCGGGGTGCGGGGCATTCTGGTGGGCGAAGGGGAGGAAGTCCGGCCCGAGCTGTACGCGGCAGACCTGCGCGCCGCAACAAATATTATTCTGGGTAGCTAG
- the hemG gene encoding protoporphyrinogen oxidase: MPGGNIRSEHHDGYLLETGPNSLQLSPELEELLEHLGLTDQLQDTAAVSANRYVLRAGKYQKLPGTPPGLLLSGFFSLKAKFNILRELRRPAQAPDATETLAGFFRRRFGSEIVDYALNPFISGIYAGDPEQLLVHKTFPKMVELEQTFGSVLKGLAKSGTPGTRRRIISLREGLAVLPKTLATQLTNVHFGAAVTKLTRTATGQYTLETSCKQDLAPYDALVLALPTYAAAPLLQPLFPAAAAALEAVYHPPMTAVYTAYRRADVTHPLDGFGALHPKVEQPYAAGSIWTSSIYPNRVPDGHVLFTTFVGGTQYEAQARQPAEQQLQQVHAELSRFYAIRAVQPLWQYRYSWERAIPQFDHRIVAAHAAADALVAEGIHSTANWRAGVGVPDCIRHARALAEKIAQGAN; this comes from the coding sequence TTGCCCGGTGGCAACATCCGCTCCGAGCACCACGACGGCTACCTGCTCGAAACCGGCCCCAACTCCCTGCAGCTCAGCCCCGAGCTAGAAGAGCTACTTGAGCACCTGGGCCTCACCGACCAGCTGCAGGACACCGCTGCCGTGAGTGCCAACCGCTACGTGCTGCGGGCCGGCAAGTACCAGAAGCTGCCTGGCACCCCGCCCGGCCTGCTGCTGAGCGGCTTTTTCAGTCTGAAGGCCAAATTCAATATTTTGCGGGAGCTGCGCCGCCCGGCCCAGGCCCCCGACGCCACCGAAACGCTGGCCGGGTTTTTCCGCCGCCGCTTCGGCTCCGAAATCGTGGATTATGCCCTTAACCCGTTCATTTCGGGCATCTACGCCGGCGACCCGGAGCAGCTGCTGGTGCACAAGACGTTTCCCAAAATGGTGGAGTTGGAGCAGACTTTCGGCTCGGTGCTCAAAGGCTTGGCCAAGAGCGGTACGCCCGGCACCCGCCGCCGGATCATCTCCCTTCGGGAAGGCCTGGCCGTGCTGCCCAAGACGCTTGCCACCCAGCTGACCAACGTCCACTTTGGGGCCGCTGTAACCAAGCTGACGCGTACGGCTACGGGTCAGTACACCCTCGAAACGAGCTGTAAGCAGGATTTAGCGCCCTACGATGCCCTGGTGCTGGCCCTGCCGACCTACGCCGCCGCTCCGCTGCTGCAGCCCTTGTTTCCGGCCGCCGCCGCCGCGCTGGAAGCCGTGTACCACCCCCCGATGACGGCCGTGTACACTGCGTACCGCCGGGCCGACGTTACCCACCCGCTCGATGGTTTTGGGGCCCTGCACCCCAAAGTGGAGCAGCCCTACGCCGCCGGCAGCATCTGGACCAGCTCCATTTATCCCAATCGGGTGCCAGACGGACACGTTTTGTTTACCACGTTTGTTGGAGGTACGCAGTATGAGGCCCAGGCCCGGCAACCGGCCGAGCAGCAGCTCCAGCAGGTGCATGCCGAGCTGAGCCGCTTCTACGCCATCCGGGCAGTGCAACCCCTGTGGCAATACCGGTACTCTTGGGAGCGGGCCATTCCGCAGTTCGACCACCGCATTGTGGCAGCGCACGCGGCAGCCGATGCGCTGGTGGCGGAGGGCATACACAGCACGGCCAACTGGCGGGCCGGCGTGGGCGTGCCAGACTGCATTCGTCACGCCCGGGCTTTAGCGGAAAAAATTGCGCAGGGCGCAAACTGA